The following proteins are co-located in the Marinomonas profundi genome:
- a CDS encoding DegT/DnrJ/EryC1/StrS family aminotransferase, protein MIPFLDLKAINAQYRDELVEAATRVIDSGWYVQGTEVKAFEQEFAEYCGTKLCIGVANGLDALTLTLRAWKEMGKLKEGDEVIVPANTYIASILAITENRLIPVLVEPDMATYNICPINAEAAVTEKTRVILPVHLYGQLADMPAIMDIASRHNLLVLEDSAQAHGASINGIKAGNWGHASGFSFYPGKNLGALGDAGAITTSDDELAQTIRALGNYGSHKKYENLYQGVNSRLDEMQAAMLRVKLRHLDTETQRRREVAIAYAKGITNPTIKLPISPDSTLESLANHAFHLFVIQTKERDKLQKQLTEAGIQTLIHYPIPPHKQNAYKAWNSSEYPITESIHQKILSLPISPVMCNEQVKIIVNFFQ, encoded by the coding sequence ATGATCCCATTTTTAGATCTTAAAGCAATTAATGCCCAGTATCGAGATGAACTGGTAGAAGCGGCGACGCGTGTTATTGATTCGGGCTGGTACGTTCAAGGCACAGAAGTAAAAGCCTTTGAACAAGAGTTTGCAGAGTATTGCGGTACTAAACTCTGTATTGGTGTAGCGAACGGTTTGGATGCTTTAACTCTGACACTGCGTGCATGGAAGGAAATGGGTAAACTAAAAGAGGGTGATGAAGTCATCGTACCTGCGAATACTTATATCGCTAGCATTCTTGCTATCACCGAAAATCGCTTAATTCCAGTATTGGTTGAGCCAGACATGGCGACTTATAATATTTGCCCCATTAATGCAGAAGCTGCTGTTACAGAAAAAACACGAGTTATTTTACCCGTGCATTTGTACGGCCAGCTGGCAGACATGCCCGCCATTATGGACATTGCTAGCCGTCATAATTTATTAGTATTAGAAGACTCAGCGCAAGCCCATGGCGCCAGTATTAATGGAATAAAAGCAGGTAATTGGGGCCATGCCAGTGGCTTTAGTTTTTATCCAGGTAAAAACCTCGGTGCGTTAGGTGACGCAGGTGCTATTACGACCAGTGACGATGAACTCGCACAGACGATACGAGCACTAGGCAACTACGGCAGCCATAAAAAATACGAAAACCTCTACCAAGGTGTAAACAGCCGACTAGATGAAATGCAAGCCGCCATGTTGAGAGTAAAGCTTCGCCATCTAGATACAGAAACACAACGTCGCCGTGAAGTCGCTATCGCCTACGCAAAAGGCATCACCAACCCAACGATAAAATTACCAATAAGTCCAGATTCAACCCTAGAAAGCCTAGCCAACCACGCTTTTCATTTATTCGTCATACAAACAAAAGAACGCGACAAGCTACAAAAACAGCTTACCGAAGCAGGCATACAAACACTGATACACTACCCAATACCGCCTCATAAGCAAAATGCCTATAAAGCGTGGAATAGCAGTGAGTATCCAATAACAGAAAGTATCCATCAAAAAATACTCAGCTTGCCGATTAGTCCGGTAATGTGTAATGAGCAGGTCAAAATAATAGTGAATTTTTTTCAATGA
- a CDS encoding acyltransferase, with protein sequence MSYIHPLADVASSVIGENTKIWQFVVILKGAKIGRNCNVCAHALIEGDVVIGNNVTIKSGVFLWDGTLIEDDVFIGPNATFTNDLMPRSKVYPEKFLGITLKRGSSIGANATILPGVTIGIEAMIGAGSVVTKDVPDYAVVVGNPAKIIRYTK encoded by the coding sequence ATGAGTTACATTCATCCACTTGCAGATGTTGCATCAAGCGTCATTGGTGAGAATACAAAAATATGGCAGTTTGTGGTCATCTTAAAAGGTGCAAAAATTGGAAGAAATTGTAACGTATGTGCCCATGCCCTAATTGAGGGAGATGTTGTAATTGGTAATAACGTAACTATTAAATCAGGTGTATTTCTATGGGATGGGACTCTTATAGAGGATGATGTATTTATTGGTCCAAATGCCACTTTTACGAATGATTTAATGCCGCGCTCTAAAGTATATCCAGAGAAGTTTCTAGGGATAACTTTAAAAAGAGGGTCAAGTATTGGTGCTAATGCCACAATATTACCAGGTGTTACGATTGGTATTGAAGCTATGATTGGCGCTGGTTCAGTAGTAACAAAAGACGTTCCAGATTACGCTGTTGTTGTTGGTAACCCTGCAAAAATAATTAGGTATACGAAATGA
- a CDS encoding sugar 3,4-ketoisomerase, which yields MSLIQLISFPPLGDDRGSLVALESQQSIPFDIKRVYYIFGTQQGVARGFHAHKQLKQVAVCVTGRCRMVLDDGKHREEVWLDSATKGILIEDMVWREMHDFSEDCVLLVLASKHYDESDYIRDYAEFKEKTKS from the coding sequence GTGAGTTTAATTCAATTAATCAGTTTCCCACCTTTAGGTGATGATCGTGGTTCATTAGTCGCGTTAGAGAGCCAGCAATCCATTCCATTTGATATTAAACGCGTGTACTACATATTTGGTACTCAGCAAGGTGTTGCTCGTGGTTTTCATGCGCATAAGCAGCTAAAACAAGTAGCGGTTTGTGTGACAGGTCGATGCCGTATGGTTTTAGATGATGGTAAGCATCGTGAAGAAGTGTGGTTGGATTCGGCCACAAAAGGCATTTTAATCGAAGACATGGTATGGCGAGAAATGCATGATTTTAGCGAAGACTGCGTGCTTTTAGTGTTAGCTAGCAAGCACTACGATGAAAGCGACTACATTCGTGACTACGCCGAATTTAAAGAGAAAACTAAATCATGA
- the rfbA gene encoding glucose-1-phosphate thymidylyltransferase RfbA: MKGIVLAGGSGTRLYPITIGVSKQLLPVYDKPMVYYPISVLMLAGIREILIITTPEDQSSFQRLLGDGSKFGIELSYVVQPSPDGLAQAFILGEDFIGSDDVCLVLGDNIFYGQGFTPKLKHAVENAKNGQGATVFGYQVKDPERFGVVEFDANKKAISIEEKPTKPKSHFAVTGLYFYDNSVVQLAKQVQPSERGELEITCLNEMYLKQNKLNVEMLGRGFAWLDTGTHESLLEAAQFVETIEKRQGYKIACLEEIAFYQGWFKKEELKMLAKPLQKNSYGQYLLEIIKESE; encoded by the coding sequence ATGAAAGGCATAGTGTTAGCGGGTGGCTCAGGTACTCGGCTTTATCCTATTACAATAGGTGTGTCTAAGCAGTTGTTACCTGTTTACGATAAGCCAATGGTGTATTACCCCATTTCAGTTTTAATGCTGGCGGGAATTCGAGAAATTCTCATCATTACTACACCGGAGGACCAAAGTAGTTTTCAGCGACTTTTAGGTGACGGCTCGAAATTTGGTATTGAATTGAGTTACGTGGTGCAGCCCAGTCCTGACGGGCTTGCCCAAGCCTTTATTCTAGGTGAAGACTTTATAGGCAGCGATGATGTATGTTTGGTCTTAGGGGATAATATTTTCTACGGCCAAGGCTTTACCCCTAAGCTAAAACACGCGGTTGAAAACGCGAAAAATGGTCAGGGTGCGACGGTGTTTGGCTATCAGGTAAAAGACCCTGAGCGTTTTGGCGTTGTGGAGTTTGATGCGAATAAAAAAGCCATTTCGATTGAAGAGAAACCTACTAAACCGAAATCGCATTTTGCAGTGACTGGGTTGTATTTTTACGATAACTCGGTCGTACAGTTGGCCAAACAAGTGCAGCCATCTGAACGTGGTGAGCTAGAAATTACTTGCCTGAACGAAATGTACCTAAAGCAGAATAAGCTGAATGTCGAAATGCTAGGTCGTGGTTTTGCTTGGTTAGATACGGGCACCCACGAAAGCTTATTAGAGGCGGCACAGTTTGTCGAAACCATCGAAAAGCGCCAAGGCTATAAAATCGCCTGTTTAGAAGAGATCGCTTTTTATCAAGGTTGGTTTAAAAAAGAAGAGCTTAAAATGCTAGCTAAACCGCTACAAAAAAACAGTTATGGCCAGTATTTGTTGGAAATTATTAAGGAAAGCGAGTGA
- the rfbB gene encoding dTDP-glucose 4,6-dehydratase, protein MKILVTGGAGFIGSAVIRHIIQNTQDSVVNVDKLTYAGNLESLANVDKSDRYAFEQVDICDRTALDSVFETHQPDAVMHLAAESHVDRSIDGPAAFIETNIIGTYTLLEASRQFWLGLESDRKSAFRFHHISTDEVYGDLEGPEDLFTEDTAYAPSSPYSASKASSDHLVRAWRRTYGFPTIVTNCSNNYGPYHFPEKLIPLVILNALKGKPLPVYGNGLQIRDWLYVEDHARALYKVVTEGEVGETYNIGGHNEKANIDVVKTICRLLEELVPNKPAGVAQYHDLITYVTDRPGHDVRYAIDASKIEKTLGWTPAETFETGLRKTVQWYLANENWWSRVLDGSYSMERLGVNNQ, encoded by the coding sequence ATGAAAATTCTAGTAACTGGCGGTGCGGGTTTTATTGGTTCTGCAGTGATCCGCCATATTATCCAAAACACCCAAGACAGTGTGGTGAATGTCGATAAGCTGACTTACGCGGGGAACCTTGAAAGCCTTGCGAATGTGGACAAGTCAGATCGTTATGCTTTTGAGCAGGTGGATATTTGCGATAGGACAGCGCTAGATAGTGTTTTCGAAACACACCAACCAGACGCTGTGATGCATTTAGCGGCAGAAAGTCATGTTGATCGTTCAATAGACGGCCCAGCAGCCTTTATTGAAACCAATATTATTGGTACTTACACACTGTTAGAAGCCAGTCGTCAGTTTTGGTTAGGACTAGAATCAGATCGTAAAAGTGCTTTCCGTTTTCATCATATTTCAACCGATGAAGTGTATGGCGATTTAGAGGGGCCAGAAGACTTATTTACCGAAGACACTGCCTATGCGCCAAGCTCCCCATATTCAGCCAGTAAGGCAAGTTCAGATCATTTGGTACGGGCATGGCGGAGAACCTATGGCTTCCCGACAATCGTGACCAATTGCTCTAACAACTACGGGCCTTATCACTTTCCAGAAAAATTGATTCCTTTAGTGATCTTAAATGCCTTAAAAGGTAAGCCATTACCAGTTTATGGCAATGGCTTGCAAATACGCGATTGGCTGTATGTAGAAGACCACGCTCGTGCCTTATACAAAGTCGTCACAGAAGGCGAAGTAGGTGAGACCTACAACATTGGCGGCCACAATGAAAAAGCCAACATAGATGTCGTAAAGACTATTTGCCGCTTGTTAGAAGAGCTAGTACCGAACAAACCAGCCGGTGTCGCTCAATATCATGATTTGATTACCTATGTAACAGACCGCCCAGGCCACGATGTTCGCTACGCCATTGACGCCAGTAAAATTGAAAAAACACTAGGCTGGACACCAGCAGAAACCTTTGAAACAGGGCTGCGCAAAACCGTGCAATGGTATCTCGCCAATGAAAACTGGTGGAGCCGTGTGTTAGACGGTTCTTACTCGATGGAACGCTTAGGGGTAAACAACCAATGA
- a CDS encoding MarR family EPS-associated transcriptional regulator produces MLTDEYRYKILKELQQDPDLSQRELAKRLGISLGKANFCLKALIEKGSIKADNFKNSANKTGYLYLLTPKGIEEKVTLTQRFLQRKIAEYEALEQEIEQLRKEVKT; encoded by the coding sequence ATGCTAACGGACGAATACCGCTACAAAATTCTAAAAGAACTGCAACAAGACCCAGACCTCAGCCAGCGTGAGCTCGCCAAACGACTGGGCATAAGCCTAGGCAAAGCCAATTTTTGCCTAAAGGCCCTCATTGAAAAAGGCTCAATAAAAGCAGACAACTTTAAAAACAGCGCCAACAAAACCGGTTACTTATACCTACTTACCCCAAAAGGCATAGAAGAAAAAGTCACCCTAACACAGCGCTTTTTACAAAGAAAAATCGCCGAATACGAAGCTCTAGAACAAGAAATAGAACAACTGCGCAAAGAAGTAAAAACGTAA
- a CDS encoding Fic family protein, with the protein MNLVSDISEKIGKWTAVNKNELVPQLRKANRIRTIQASLAVEQNTLSVEQVTALVNGKSVFGSPKEIQEVHNAFAVYESMGEWSSTNGDDLLQAHGLMMKGLISDAGQWRNGGAGIYRGEKLVHMAPPANQIPRLMIQLLAWLESTDAHPLIASAAFHYEFEFIHPFSDGNGRMGRFWQTLILTEWHPLLAFLPVETVIKARQEKYYQTLREADARCDSTQFIEFLLTAMSDSLNEAMSVEQKTRVKTQVKTRVKTTDQILDILEISPSLALADVAIHIDRSLSAVERAVAKLKKEGKLEYQGSKRNGTWIVLR; encoded by the coding sequence ATGAACCTAGTGTCTGATATTTCAGAGAAAATAGGTAAATGGACCGCAGTGAATAAAAATGAGCTGGTACCGCAGCTTAGAAAAGCGAACCGTATACGTACTATTCAAGCATCCTTGGCTGTTGAACAAAATACCTTATCCGTTGAGCAAGTCACTGCATTAGTAAACGGAAAATCTGTGTTTGGATCGCCGAAAGAAATCCAAGAGGTTCATAATGCGTTTGCCGTTTATGAATCTATGGGGGAGTGGTCATCGACGAATGGCGATGATCTGCTTCAGGCGCATGGCCTTATGATGAAAGGGCTGATTAGTGACGCGGGACAGTGGCGAAATGGTGGCGCTGGCATATATCGCGGTGAAAAACTGGTACATATGGCCCCGCCAGCCAATCAGATTCCGCGATTAATGATACAACTATTGGCTTGGCTAGAATCAACCGATGCCCACCCGCTCATTGCGTCAGCGGCCTTTCACTACGAATTTGAATTTATTCACCCGTTTAGCGATGGCAATGGACGGATGGGGCGTTTCTGGCAAACGCTTATTTTGACTGAATGGCACCCCTTGCTCGCCTTTTTACCTGTAGAGACTGTTATTAAAGCGCGTCAAGAAAAGTACTACCAAACATTGAGAGAAGCCGATGCTCGGTGTGATAGCACTCAATTCATAGAGTTCCTTCTGACCGCGATGAGCGATTCATTAAATGAAGCAATGTCAGTGGAACAAAAAACGCGGGTAAAAACGCAGGTTAAAACGCGGGTAAAAACAACCGACCAGATTCTTGATATCCTTGAAATATCGCCGAGTCTTGCGCTTGCAGATGTCGCAATCCATATAGATCGTTCATTGAGTGCCGTTGAAAGAGCCGTAGCTAAGCTAAAAAAAGAAGGCAAACTTGAATACCAAGGATCAAAACGTAATGGTACCTGGATCGTTCTACGATAA
- a CDS encoding nucleotidyltransferase domain-containing protein translates to MRLTDNQVQTIKQVVAMLAGEDAKVTLFGSRVDDTKKGGDIDLLITLNNVIEHPAVLSSKISARLIRLFQGRKVDVLLSAPNLKSLPIHQIAQNKGVLL, encoded by the coding sequence ATGAGATTAACAGACAATCAGGTGCAAACAATAAAGCAAGTGGTTGCCATGCTCGCTGGCGAAGACGCAAAAGTGACCTTATTTGGTTCTCGTGTTGATGATACTAAAAAAGGTGGAGACATAGACTTGCTGATTACTCTAAATAATGTGATTGAACATCCTGCTGTATTGTCATCAAAAATAAGTGCACGTCTCATTAGATTGTTTCAAGGCCGTAAAGTGGATGTCTTATTGTCTGCGCCTAATTTAAAAAGTTTACCAATACACCAGATAGCGCAGAACAAGGGGGTTTTATTATGA
- a CDS encoding MBL fold metallo-hydrolase RNA specificity domain-containing protein, whose translation MLDVKHHGAVQGVTGSCHELFVDGDNSVLVDCGLFQGAETSGSGADSNSLEIDFDLSAVQALVITHVHIDHVGRLPYLLAAGVTGPIYCSKPSAALLPLVIEDALKVGVTRNASIIEACLDRLASQLVPLEYKEWTSIPLAGKGSSVQLRLCRAGHILGSAYVTFRVKNAEIKSKGKAYHDVVFSGDLGAPYSPLLPAPQSPYRADQLVIESTYGDRNHENRSTRRQRLQSSLEHALSDSGTVLIPAFSIGRTQELLYELEHIIHQNKQKTVSQTRSGVPLNWEDIDIIIDSPLASRFTTVYRSLKTYWDAEAKRRVNAGRHPLSFEQVTTIDDHATHLQTVSYLQRQTRPAIVIAASGMCAGGRIVNYLKALLGDERNDVLFVGYQATGTPGRDILKYHNKPNGYVMFDGERYAINAKVQQISGYSAHAGQRDLLNFIKRMRVRPEKVHLVHGDDRAKQTLKSMIEQENPTCHVIVP comes from the coding sequence ATGTTGGATGTTAAGCATCATGGTGCGGTGCAGGGTGTGACTGGGTCTTGCCATGAGTTGTTTGTGGATGGTGACAATTCGGTTTTGGTGGATTGCGGTTTGTTTCAGGGGGCGGAGACGTCTGGATCTGGGGCAGATTCGAATAGTTTAGAAATAGACTTTGATCTTTCTGCTGTGCAGGCGTTGGTTATTACTCACGTTCATATCGATCACGTTGGGCGTTTGCCGTATTTGTTGGCAGCGGGGGTTACTGGGCCGATTTATTGCTCTAAGCCGAGTGCGGCTTTGTTGCCTTTGGTGATTGAAGACGCACTAAAAGTCGGAGTCACGCGCAATGCCAGTATTATTGAGGCGTGTTTAGATCGCTTGGCATCGCAATTGGTGCCGTTGGAATACAAAGAATGGACGAGTATTCCGCTTGCAGGGAAAGGTTCTAGCGTTCAGTTACGTTTGTGCCGTGCGGGGCATATTTTGGGCTCGGCGTATGTGACGTTTCGGGTGAAAAATGCCGAGATAAAATCAAAAGGCAAAGCCTATCACGATGTGGTGTTTTCTGGGGATTTGGGGGCGCCCTATTCGCCTTTATTGCCCGCGCCACAATCTCCTTATCGAGCTGATCAATTGGTTATTGAAAGTACCTATGGTGATCGCAACCATGAAAACCGATCCACTCGACGCCAGCGTTTGCAGAGTAGCTTAGAACACGCGTTGAGCGATTCGGGCACAGTACTTATTCCAGCGTTTAGCATTGGCCGTACGCAGGAATTGCTGTATGAGTTGGAACATATAATTCATCAGAACAAGCAGAAAACCGTGAGCCAAACGCGTTCAGGTGTGCCACTAAACTGGGAAGACATTGATATTATTATCGACTCCCCTCTCGCCAGTCGTTTTACTACTGTGTATCGATCGTTGAAAACCTATTGGGACGCAGAAGCCAAGCGTCGGGTTAATGCAGGCCGTCATCCATTGAGCTTTGAGCAAGTCACTACGATAGATGACCATGCCACCCATTTACAAACTGTCTCTTACCTACAGCGCCAAACTCGTCCTGCCATTGTTATCGCCGCTTCCGGCATGTGCGCCGGTGGGCGGATCGTAAATTATTTAAAAGCATTATTGGGCGATGAACGCAATGACGTGTTGTTTGTAGGTTATCAGGCGACAGGGACGCCAGGCCGGGACATTTTGAAGTATCACAATAAACCCAATGGGTATGTCATGTTCGATGGTGAGCGGTATGCCATTAACGCCAAGGTACAGCAAATAAGCGGGTATTCCGCCCATGCAGGGCAACGGGATTTATTAAACTTCATCAAACGCATGCGCGTCCGTCCGGAAAAAGTCCACCTAGTACACGGCGACGACCGCGCCAAGCAGACACTGAAAAGCATGATTGAACAAGAAAACCCCACATGCCACGTCATCGTACCGTAG
- a CDS encoding IS3 family transposase (programmed frameshift), with amino-acid sequence MTKRTNKQYPNDFKQEAVALVIEQGYSVVEAAASLNITDKLLYNWVAKFKQQDEDSELSKDERAELVQLRKDNKRLLMEREILKKASAFFGKRNEIKYSFLKSLGKQYPVAISCKVMRVSKSAYYAWRKRPAIIISAQTLNLHRRAKALFEDSRGSLGSRELAKKLRKEDFDVSRHRVIGLMKRLGLVVKQRIAYKVTTKRKDSDAVADNLLNMNFNPLGPNQVWAGDVSYLKTGEGWLYLAIVMDLFGRRIVGWHTSKRMTTDLIEHAFLKAHRLRQPPKGLVFHSDRGSQYTSKHFRSLLKRLDCRSSMGDVGACWDNAVVERFFGSLKHDWLFKVAQPTREHMKQDVAAYVKYYNLERLHSSNGDQSPIEYENSFRKVSGWT; translated from the exons ATGACTAAACGTACTAACAAACAATATCCAAACGATTTTAAGCAAGAAGCGGTGGCGCTGGTGATTGAGCAAGGTTACTCCGTTGTTGAGGCTGCCGCTTCACTGAATATCACTGACAAGCTACTTTATAACTGGGTAGCGAAGTTTAAACAACAAGATGAAGATTCAGAGTTGTCGAAGGATGAGCGGGCTGAACTCGTTCAGCTCAGAAAAGACAATAAGCGCTTGCTGATGGAGCGCGAAATATTAAAAAAGGCTTCAGCGTTTTTCG GCAAAAGAAATGAAATAAAATATTCATTTCTCAAAAGTTTAGGTAAGCAGTACCCAGTTGCCATATCGTGTAAAGTGATGCGCGTTAGCAAATCTGCATACTATGCTTGGCGAAAACGTCCCGCGATAATTATCAGTGCACAAACACTGAATTTACATCGTAGGGCGAAGGCGCTTTTTGAAGATAGTCGAGGCAGTCTGGGTAGCCGAGAGCTTGCGAAAAAGCTTCGCAAAGAAGACTTTGATGTTAGCCGGCATCGTGTCATTGGCTTGATGAAACGATTGGGGTTAGTCGTTAAGCAGCGTATCGCTTACAAAGTCACCACAAAGCGCAAAGACAGTGATGCTGTAGCGGATAATTTATTGAACATGAATTTTAACCCGTTAGGCCCAAACCAGGTGTGGGCTGGGGATGTGTCATATTTAAAAACAGGCGAAGGCTGGCTATACCTTGCTATTGTAATGGATTTATTTGGTCGTCGCATAGTGGGTTGGCACACGTCAAAACGTATGACGACAGACTTAATTGAGCATGCATTTTTAAAAGCACATCGCTTACGACAGCCGCCAAAGGGCTTAGTGTTTCATAGCGACAGAGGCTCGCAATACACGAGTAAACACTTTAGAAGCCTATTAAAACGGCTTGATTGCCGCTCTAGCATGGGTGACGTCGGTGCGTGTTGGGATAATGCCGTGGTTGAAAGGTTCTTCGGCAGTTTAAAACATGATTGGTTGTTCAAGGTAGCACAACCAACAAGAGAGCATATGAAGCAAGATGTTGCGGCGTATGTGAAATATTACAATCTGGAGCGATTACATTCGTCGAATGGCGACCAATCACCCATTGAGTATGAAAACTCCTTTAGGAAAGTGTCCGGTTGGACTTGA
- a CDS encoding endonuclease domain-containing protein: MTQKLFNIKQNRHFRSVLRNNLTEPEKILWQRIRSKQLGVKFRRQHGIGKYIVDFYCPEKKLVIELDGDSHYNHDTQAYDRKRDDFMRSQGLQVIRFTNQDIMKKLDAVLEVIHQSIQTPK; encoded by the coding sequence ATGACTCAAAAACTATTTAATATTAAGCAAAATCGTCATTTTCGTTCAGTATTAAGAAATAACTTAACAGAACCAGAAAAAATCCTATGGCAGCGAATCAGATCAAAACAGTTAGGGGTTAAATTTCGGCGACAGCACGGTATAGGAAAATATATTGTTGATTTTTATTGCCCGGAAAAAAAACTGGTTATAGAGTTAGATGGCGATAGCCATTACAACCACGACACTCAAGCATACGATCGAAAGCGTGACGACTTTATGAGATCCCAAGGACTGCAAGTAATACGCTTTACTAACCAAGACATAATGAAAAAACTAGACGCTGTTTTAGAAGTGATTCATCAAAGTATTCAAACCCCGAAATAA
- a CDS encoding RpnC/YadD family protein codes for MNTRSMDDHDSPWKEALEQRFPEFLALLFPDVYAQVDWSREREFLDKELQQVVQDAELGRRYADKLVKVYARDGTETWVLIHVEVQGEAERDFAERMYVYHYRLFDRYQMDVVSLGVLADTNRNFRPNSYHWGRWGCGLDFRFPSVKLLDWQARWEQLENSDNVFALVVMAQLRAKSSKRAEERQVWKFQLVQLMYERGYERDVILQLFRVIDWMIRLPEALERQFLESVYQLEESKKMPYVTSAERFGIEKGMQQGIQQGMQQGMQQGMQQGMQQGMQQGMQQGEATIMLRLMARKYGVDVAAAYREQVEKADAETLLEWSERLLFAEKIEDIFH; via the coding sequence ATGAATACGAGATCAATGGATGATCATGATAGCCCATGGAAAGAGGCGTTGGAGCAGCGTTTTCCGGAGTTTTTGGCGTTGCTGTTTCCCGATGTTTATGCGCAAGTGGATTGGAGCCGGGAACGGGAATTTTTGGATAAGGAACTTCAACAGGTTGTGCAAGACGCCGAGCTAGGCCGACGTTACGCCGATAAGTTGGTGAAGGTGTATGCTAGAGATGGCACGGAAACATGGGTATTGATCCATGTGGAAGTGCAGGGTGAGGCAGAGCGGGACTTTGCCGAGCGAATGTACGTGTATCATTACCGGCTGTTTGACCGGTATCAGATGGATGTGGTCAGCTTAGGTGTGCTCGCTGATACCAATCGGAACTTCCGGCCCAATAGTTATCATTGGGGGCGTTGGGGTTGTGGGTTGGATTTTCGCTTTCCCAGTGTGAAGCTGCTGGATTGGCAAGCCCGCTGGGAGCAGTTAGAAAACAGCGACAATGTGTTTGCCTTAGTGGTCATGGCGCAACTTCGAGCCAAAAGCAGTAAACGAGCCGAAGAGCGTCAGGTTTGGAAGTTCCAGCTTGTGCAACTAATGTACGAGCGGGGCTACGAGCGCGATGTTATATTACAATTGTTTCGAGTGATTGATTGGATGATACGTTTACCAGAAGCGTTGGAGCGCCAATTCTTAGAATCGGTATACCAACTAGAGGAGTCTAAAAAAATGCCTTATGTAACCAGTGCAGAGCGTTTTGGAATTGAAAAGGGAATGCAACAAGGAATACAACAAGGCATGCAACAAGGAATGCAGCAGGGTATGCAACAAGGAATGCAGCAGGGTATGCAACAAGGTATGCAGCAGGGTGAAGCGACTATAATGCTGCGTCTGATGGCGCGTAAATACGGTGTAGACGTTGCGGCGGCTTACCGTGAACAGGTTGAAAAAGCCGATGCTGAAACCCTTCTGGAATGGTCTGAACGACTCCTCTTCGCCGAGAAAATAGAAGACATTTTTCATTAA
- a CDS encoding nucleotidyltransferase domain-containing protein has translation MMEADFGLTSTELEELNDIIQSFHEIESVMIFGSRAKGTYKPGSDVDIVISGNKLDHSVVIRLSNQLNEETTFPYFFDILDLNTIKSEEMLAHIAQHGRKLGTTSEPVHEPKT, from the coding sequence ATGATGGAAGCCGACTTTGGGTTAACCTCAACAGAGCTTGAAGAGCTAAATGACATCATTCAAAGTTTTCATGAGATTGAATCTGTGATGATTTTTGGGTCAAGAGCCAAAGGTACCTATAAGCCAGGCTCTGACGTAGACATCGTCATCTCTGGCAACAAACTAGACCACTCAGTAGTGATACGGTTATCTAACCAGCTCAATGAAGAAACCACCTTCCCCTATTTCTTTGATATCTTAGATTTAAACACCATAAAATCCGAAGAAATGCTGGCACACATAGCACAACATGGACGAAAATTGGGCACAACAAGTGAGCCAGTGCACGAACCAAAGACGTAG
- a CDS encoding HI0074 family nucleotidyltransferase substrate-binding subunit gives MYELSRSTLEATISKLFQKFMLLKTTTELEKLSVIERAGMIQFFEISFELAWKVLKDFQEEEGFSISSPCDAIKTAFQYQLIGNGKEWLEALSDRNLTVHTYQEETAQLVELKIKSTYYPILNDFHRNFTERLTK, from the coding sequence ATATATGAACTATCAAGAAGCACGCTGGAAGCAACGATTTCAAAACTTTTCCAGAAGTTTATGTTACTAAAAACCACCACTGAGCTGGAAAAACTATCCGTTATTGAGCGTGCAGGAATGATTCAGTTCTTCGAAATATCCTTTGAGCTTGCTTGGAAAGTACTGAAAGACTTTCAAGAAGAAGAAGGCTTTTCGATAAGCAGCCCATGTGACGCAATAAAAACCGCGTTTCAATATCAGCTGATTGGAAACGGTAAAGAATGGCTAGAAGCCCTGAGCGACAGAAATTTAACCGTACACACTTATCAAGAGGAAACCGCTCAACTGGTCGAGCTAAAAATAAAGTCGACTTATTACCCGATTTTAAATGACTTTCATCGAAATTTTACCGAGAGACTAACCAAATGA